One window of Mesorhizobium sp. PAMC28654 genomic DNA carries:
- the ade gene encoding adenine deaminase, whose amino-acid sequence MPTAKTPNAAKPRPWTEMATHLVDVAMGRKPADLVIRNGRWVNVHSGEIIAGTDIAIAGGRFAYCGPNASHAIGQGTKVVDAGGRYLVPGLCDAHMHVESGMVTVTEFCRAVIPHGTTSMFIDPHEIANVLGLPGVRLMHDEAVAMPINVHVQMPSCVPSAPGLEHAGAELTVADVAEAMTWENIIGLGEVMNFPGVAANDPVMSGEIAETVKAGKTVGGHYASRDLGLPFHGYVAGGPEDDHEGTRAEDAIARVRQGMKAMLRLGSAWYDVASQIKAVTESGIDPRNFILCTDDSHSGTLVHEGHMDRVVRHAIQQGLKPVTAIQMATLNTAQHFKLERELGSIAPGRLADLLIVSDLAGMTIDEVYGRGVRLAKGGKLEADIPAYNYPKTAKNTVKLGKKLKALDFDIVAPKGANEVRVRVIGVIENQAPTRALEADLPVEDGLVAMDRRNDVCQIALVERHRGTGGVTNAFVSGFGYMGDCAMASSVAHDSHHIIVVGTNKQDMALAVNRLGEVGGGVVLFSKGKELALVEMPIAGLMSDERAEIVAAKAEKLTEAMRKMGCSLNNAYMQHSLLALVVIPELRISDVGLIDVTTFQKVDLFV is encoded by the coding sequence ATGCCGACCGCAAAGACCCCCAATGCCGCCAAACCAAGACCGTGGACCGAGATGGCGACGCATCTGGTGGATGTCGCGATGGGGCGCAAGCCCGCCGATCTCGTCATCCGTAACGGGCGCTGGGTGAACGTTCATTCGGGCGAGATCATCGCCGGCACCGATATCGCCATTGCCGGCGGGCGCTTCGCCTATTGCGGACCGAATGCCAGCCACGCCATCGGGCAGGGCACCAAGGTGGTGGATGCCGGCGGACGTTATCTGGTGCCGGGCCTGTGCGACGCGCACATGCATGTCGAAAGCGGCATGGTGACGGTGACGGAATTCTGCCGCGCCGTGATCCCGCACGGCACCACCTCGATGTTCATCGATCCGCATGAGATCGCCAATGTGCTGGGCCTGCCGGGCGTTCGCCTGATGCATGACGAAGCCGTGGCCATGCCCATCAACGTGCACGTGCAGATGCCGTCCTGCGTGCCCTCGGCGCCGGGGCTCGAACATGCCGGTGCCGAGCTGACGGTCGCCGATGTGGCGGAAGCGATGACTTGGGAAAACATCATCGGTCTTGGTGAGGTGATGAATTTCCCCGGCGTCGCCGCCAATGACCCGGTGATGTCCGGCGAGATCGCCGAGACGGTGAAAGCGGGCAAGACGGTCGGCGGCCACTATGCCTCGCGCGACCTCGGCCTGCCGTTCCATGGCTATGTCGCCGGCGGGCCGGAGGACGATCATGAGGGCACGCGCGCCGAGGACGCGATTGCCCGTGTCCGCCAGGGCATGAAGGCGATGCTGCGGCTGGGCTCGGCCTGGTACGACGTTGCCTCGCAGATCAAGGCGGTGACGGAAAGCGGCATCGATCCACGCAATTTCATCCTGTGCACCGACGACAGCCATTCCGGCACGCTGGTTCACGAAGGCCACATGGACCGGGTGGTGCGGCACGCCATTCAGCAGGGGCTGAAGCCGGTGACGGCGATCCAGATGGCGACGCTCAACACCGCCCAGCATTTCAAGCTCGAGCGTGAACTGGGCTCGATCGCACCAGGGCGGCTGGCCGATCTGCTGATCGTCTCCGATCTGGCCGGGATGACCATCGACGAGGTCTATGGGCGCGGCGTCAGGCTGGCCAAGGGCGGCAAGCTGGAAGCCGACATTCCGGCCTACAATTATCCGAAGACGGCGAAGAACACGGTCAAGCTCGGCAAGAAACTCAAGGCCTTGGATTTCGACATTGTGGCGCCCAAGGGCGCCAACGAGGTGCGGGTGCGTGTCATCGGCGTGATCGAGAACCAGGCGCCGACGCGGGCGCTGGAGGCCGATCTGCCAGTGGAGGACGGATTGGTCGCCATGGACCGGCGCAACGATGTCTGCCAGATCGCGCTGGTCGAACGCCACAGGGGCACGGGCGGCGTCACCAATGCCTTTGTCTCGGGTTTCGGCTATATGGGCGATTGTGCCATGGCGTCCAGCGTGGCGCATGACAGCCACCACATCATCGTCGTCGGCACCAACAAGCAGGACATGGCGCTGGCGGTCAACCGGCTGGGCGAGGTCGGCGGTGGCGTTGTTTTGTTCTCCAAGGGCAAGGAACTGGCGCTGGTCGAAATGCCGATCGCCGGCTTGATGTCGGACGAACGCGCCGAGATCGTCGCCGCGAAGGCGGAAAAGCTGACGGAGGCGATGCGCAAGATGGGCTGTTCGCTGAACAACGCATACATGCAGCACTCGCTGCTGGCGCTGGTCGTCATTCCCGAGCTCAGGATTTCCGATGTCGGTCTGATCGATGTGACGACCTTCCAGAAGGTCGACCTGTTCGTCTAA
- a CDS encoding SecDF P1 head subdomain-containing protein translates to MADPLTLAMAKAKLVPGTVSGQSLSLELTPESKQAFAAFTTANVGKVVDLSIDGAVVMSPRLMEPITGGEIMVSGTFVPGELERIVEKISSGDVSVTVYVKAEQPSD, encoded by the coding sequence ATGGCCGACCCTCTGACGCTTGCCATGGCCAAGGCGAAATTGGTCCCCGGTACAGTGTCGGGACAGTCCCTCAGCCTTGAGCTGACACCGGAAAGCAAGCAGGCGTTCGCCGCCTTCACCACCGCCAATGTCGGCAAGGTCGTCGATCTCAGCATCGACGGCGCCGTGGTGATGTCGCCACGGCTCATGGAGCCGATCACTGGCGGTGAGATCATGGTCAGCGGCACATTCGTACCGGGCGAACTCGAGCGGATCGTCGAAAAGATCTCGTCCGGGGATGTCAGCGTTACGGTCTATGTGAAAGCCGAGCAGCCGAGCGATTGA
- a CDS encoding outer membrane protein has product MRRLRLASAGFLVVLAGPAFAADPTVDLPMTAPGFDWTGYYAGLQAGYGWGRSDIAGTDGTPFSSPDLSGGFIGGQVAGLWQFNQFVIGGEADLNYSGINGSANQAPGNSFGTNIQWFGSINAKAGYAMDRYLVYGTGGVAFAGIETTQDSGSDFARTRTNTGWTIGAGVDYALTDKFTVGAQYRYYDFGSDHYDGNNSFSDRDQDVKLNTVGINLNYKF; this is encoded by the coding sequence ATGCGTCGCCTAAGGCTTGCAAGTGCGGGTTTCCTTGTCGTCTTGGCCGGACCGGCTTTCGCAGCCGATCCGACGGTCGACCTGCCGATGACCGCGCCAGGCTTCGACTGGACCGGCTACTATGCCGGTCTGCAGGCGGGATATGGCTGGGGCAGATCCGATATAGCAGGAACAGACGGCACACCGTTTTCCTCACCCGATCTGAGCGGCGGATTCATCGGCGGCCAGGTTGCCGGCCTATGGCAATTCAACCAGTTCGTGATCGGCGGCGAGGCGGACCTCAACTATTCCGGGATCAACGGTTCCGCCAACCAAGCCCCGGGAAATTCATTCGGCACCAACATCCAATGGTTCGGGTCGATCAATGCAAAGGCCGGCTATGCCATGGACCGCTACCTGGTCTACGGCACTGGCGGCGTTGCCTTCGCCGGCATCGAAACCACCCAAGATTCAGGTTCGGATTTTGCACGGACCCGCACGAATACCGGCTGGACGATCGGCGCCGGCGTCGATTATGCCCTGACGGACAAATTCACTGTCGGCGCACAGTACCGCTACTATGATTTCGGCTCCGATCATTATGATGGAAACAACAGCTTTTCGGATCGCGATCAGGACGTGAAGCTGAATACCGTCGGCATCAATCTGAACTACAAGTTCTGA
- a CDS encoding amino acid ABC transporter permease has product MLFDPTIFLEALISPALIQGALTTIGLSICVQVTAFALCLPVAIGLSSKRASVRWILLAYVWLFRSAPMILVLLFIRNGLPQMFPMFRSSWFTPFLAAYIGMTLVGVAYNAEIMRAALGSLGAGQREAAAALGLTRFQAFRLVVLPQAMRIALPSLMNEFISLLKSTSLAYTISLRELMTTTSLSISASFRFTEWYACAFLYYLVMVSILTLAQGWIERRMSAPYSRKSNDRNSGLQPARTAPAPNGSAQNL; this is encoded by the coding sequence GTGCTTTTTGACCCAACCATTTTTCTTGAAGCTCTCATCAGCCCCGCCCTGATCCAGGGCGCTCTGACAACGATTGGCCTGTCGATCTGCGTGCAGGTGACGGCGTTCGCGCTCTGTCTGCCGGTGGCGATCGGCTTGAGCTCCAAGCGCGCTTCGGTTCGTTGGATCCTGTTGGCCTATGTCTGGCTGTTCAGAAGCGCGCCCATGATCCTGGTGCTGTTATTCATCAGGAACGGCTTGCCGCAGATGTTTCCGATGTTCCGCTCATCGTGGTTCACGCCGTTTCTGGCTGCCTATATCGGCATGACCCTGGTCGGCGTGGCCTACAATGCGGAAATCATGCGCGCCGCGCTTGGGTCTTTGGGAGCCGGTCAGAGGGAGGCGGCGGCAGCACTGGGACTCACCAGATTCCAGGCTTTTCGCCTGGTCGTCTTGCCTCAGGCCATGCGCATCGCCTTACCGTCCCTGATGAATGAATTCATTTCCCTGCTGAAATCGACGTCGCTGGCATACACGATCTCGCTGCGGGAACTGATGACGACAACCTCCCTGTCCATATCGGCGAGCTTCCGGTTCACCGAATGGTACGCCTGCGCGTTCCTCTATTACCTGGTCATGGTTTCCATCCTGACACTCGCGCAAGGCTGGATCGAGCGTCGAATGTCCGCTCCCTATTCTCGGAAGAGCAACGATCGGAATTCCGGCTTGCAACCCGCTCGCACCGCACCGGCACCGAACGGAAGCGCTCAGAACTTGTAG
- a CDS encoding transporter substrate-binding domain-containing protein yields the protein MRRMTLRACHIASLLGAMLLSQTALAGTGAPSFIRDGHLTVCTSAGFPPFTYMDKPTDTRPVGVDIDVADALAKLWGADITFVVSGFDGLLPSLQASRCSLVISGIYLNEKRRQSYDGVPYLKSSTVIVTAATNDAIKTPDDLAGKSLAIEAGTSYADTPDELNKKFKTDGKPPVTFQTYESQVAATQQVMIGRADATLTEAAEAGVRAKQTGDKIKVVYTYPSEFQFGIYIQKSPEDLALLRSALKALKQQGTFGEISKKYNFPESGFDVDFGS from the coding sequence ATGAGACGAATGACGCTACGTGCCTGCCACATCGCTTCTCTGTTGGGCGCGATGCTGCTCAGCCAAACCGCTCTTGCGGGGACAGGTGCGCCCTCGTTTATACGCGACGGACACCTCACCGTGTGCACCTCGGCCGGCTTTCCACCATTCACCTACATGGACAAGCCAACCGACACGCGGCCCGTGGGCGTCGACATCGACGTCGCCGACGCGCTCGCCAAACTCTGGGGCGCCGACATCACATTCGTTGTCTCGGGCTTTGACGGGCTTCTGCCGTCATTGCAGGCAAGCCGTTGCTCGCTCGTTATCAGCGGCATTTATCTCAACGAAAAGCGCCGGCAATCCTATGATGGAGTGCCCTATCTGAAATCGTCGACGGTGATCGTCACTGCCGCGACGAACGATGCGATCAAGACCCCCGACGACCTTGCCGGCAAGTCGCTGGCGATCGAGGCCGGGACGTCCTATGCCGATACGCCGGACGAATTGAACAAGAAATTCAAGACGGACGGCAAGCCACCCGTCACCTTCCAGACCTATGAATCGCAGGTTGCCGCCACCCAGCAGGTCATGATCGGGCGAGCCGATGCGACGCTGACGGAGGCGGCTGAAGCCGGCGTTCGCGCCAAACAGACGGGTGACAAGATCAAGGTCGTGTACACCTATCCGTCCGAGTTCCAGTTCGGCATCTACATCCAGAAATCGCCGGAAGACCTGGCCTTGCTCAGGTCAGCGCTGAAGGCGCTCAAGCAGCAGGGAACGTTTGGCGAGATATCGAAGAAGTACAATTTTCCCGAGTCCGGCTTTGACGTAGACTTTGGTTCGTAG
- a CDS encoding cysteine hydrolase family protein, whose product MTGTKWIRSRPFDYPYDGNLDPKVTALLVIDLQVDFLSSDGYFARKGYDPAPLRAILTTVNALIDTARAAGCLILHTRQGYRADMADMTPYERWRRKRAGLEGTRVLLRSSPGFEIVPEITIHADDVIIDKTANGAFTHTDLDHVLRARGITHLLFSGCTTDVCVSTTMREAADRNYQCLLIEDACASGDQYAHDAAVHMVTVEDGIYGVVSRAEDVIAGLRALDAPSANS is encoded by the coding sequence ATGACAGGAACAAAATGGATCAGGTCGCGGCCTTTCGATTATCCCTACGATGGGAACCTCGATCCCAAGGTGACGGCGCTTCTCGTCATCGACCTTCAGGTCGACTTCCTGTCGTCCGACGGCTATTTCGCCCGGAAGGGCTATGATCCCGCGCCGCTGCGGGCGATCCTGACGACGGTCAATGCCCTGATCGATACCGCCCGGGCGGCGGGCTGTCTGATCCTGCATACAAGGCAGGGATATCGCGCGGATATGGCCGATATGACGCCTTACGAGCGCTGGCGTCGCAAACGTGCGGGGCTCGAGGGAACCCGGGTCCTTTTGCGCTCATCGCCAGGGTTTGAGATCGTCCCGGAAATCACCATCCACGCCGACGATGTCATCATCGACAAGACCGCGAACGGCGCATTTACCCATACCGATCTCGATCATGTCTTGCGGGCGAGGGGAATAACGCATCTGCTTTTCAGTGGCTGCACGACGGACGTTTGCGTCAGCACGACGATGCGCGAGGCGGCGGACAGGAACTATCAGTGCCTGCTCATCGAGGACGCCTGCGCCAGCGGTGACCAATATGCCCATGACGCCGCCGTTCACATGGTCACCGTAGAGGACGGCATCTACGGCGTTGTCTCAAGGGCGGAGGACGTGATCGCGGGCCTGCGCGCACTGGACGCGCCCTCGGCCAACAGCTGA
- a CDS encoding LysR substrate-binding domain-containing protein, giving the protein MKHPHGLAYLRVFEAVARVGSVRAAAIELNVTPGAVSQQLRNLQDSLGVALFVRDGRRLRLTESGKTLQRSAAIAFSEIDTCVDEIARPDPSAGPRSITIAVPPALAVSWFTTQMFDFAQVAGLTSFRMVPAVDFSQIDWRSTDIAIVYGSPPWKGFSWSLMANVVLRPVCSPKLLNASPSLRSPRDLTEHWLLHEDDGSEWLRWLTAANVSQVTSRNAHFGTLMMAMTAALEGRGLALVSDFLASEYLHSGRLVRPFETAIEASRSYYCVCAESRATDPRIVRMTEWIIDRSRLPQRL; this is encoded by the coding sequence ATGAAGCACCCACACGGCCTGGCCTATCTTCGCGTCTTCGAGGCGGTTGCTCGGGTTGGTTCCGTGCGCGCGGCGGCGATCGAATTGAATGTTACACCCGGTGCGGTAAGCCAGCAGTTGCGCAACCTTCAGGACAGCCTTGGCGTCGCCCTGTTCGTCAGGGATGGACGGCGTCTGCGACTAACGGAATCTGGAAAGACATTGCAACGCTCTGCGGCGATAGCCTTTTCCGAGATCGACACCTGCGTCGATGAAATTGCCAGGCCTGATCCATCAGCGGGACCTCGATCCATCACGATCGCCGTGCCGCCGGCTCTGGCGGTTTCATGGTTCACGACCCAGATGTTCGACTTTGCCCAGGTCGCGGGCCTTACATCCTTCCGAATGGTCCCCGCGGTTGATTTCAGCCAGATCGACTGGCGCTCGACCGACATCGCGATCGTCTATGGTTCGCCGCCCTGGAAAGGCTTTTCCTGGAGCCTGATGGCGAATGTGGTCCTGCGACCCGTCTGCAGCCCGAAACTGCTGAATGCCTCGCCATCGTTGAGATCACCGCGCGACCTGACGGAGCACTGGCTCCTGCATGAGGATGACGGCAGCGAATGGCTGCGGTGGCTGACGGCCGCGAATGTGTCGCAAGTCACCTCGCGCAATGCGCATTTCGGCACCTTGATGATGGCGATGACCGCAGCTCTGGAAGGGCGCGGGCTGGCTCTGGTCAGCGATTTCCTTGCTTCCGAATATCTTCATTCCGGGCGGCTGGTCAGGCCGTTCGAAACGGCAATCGAGGCGTCGCGGAGCTATTATTGCGTCTGCGCCGAAAGTCGCGCTACCGATCCGCGGATCGTGCGGATGACGGAGTGGATCATAGACCGTTCAAGATTGCCGCAGCGACTTTGA
- a CDS encoding helix-turn-helix transcriptional regulator: MRQAAGLRFLDFCAEEADAAKVIERFLEVITLFGFEVSAGGAWVGVGGTRVHRFYFNNWPRDWLELYLANGFFEIDPMIIETRRRMTPFLWSEIGDARSFTVEGRVVLEAGKAYGWSEVMGIPIHGPAGYQGLVSLASLNSVSMSTTERALLHTMALAVHERAHASIGLGESTRPPIHLTPREAECMRWVTAGKTDAEIGIILGIATATAHYHVEQVKKKAGTRSRSEAVALLVLAGTV, from the coding sequence ATGAGGCAGGCTGCGGGGCTGCGGTTTCTCGATTTTTGCGCGGAAGAGGCCGACGCCGCCAAGGTGATCGAGCGTTTTCTGGAGGTCATCACCCTCTTCGGCTTCGAGGTATCCGCCGGCGGCGCCTGGGTCGGTGTCGGCGGCACGCGGGTACATCGCTTCTACTTCAACAATTGGCCAAGGGACTGGCTCGAACTCTATCTGGCAAATGGCTTTTTTGAGATCGACCCGATGATCATCGAGACGCGCCGGCGCATGACGCCATTCCTGTGGAGCGAGATAGGGGATGCGCGCAGCTTTACGGTGGAAGGCCGGGTGGTGCTGGAGGCGGGCAAGGCTTATGGATGGTCCGAAGTGATGGGCATCCCCATCCACGGGCCGGCAGGCTACCAAGGGCTTGTCTCACTTGCATCGCTGAACTCGGTTTCCATGAGCACGACCGAACGCGCGCTGCTGCACACGATGGCGCTTGCGGTGCACGAGCGCGCCCATGCATCCATCGGTCTTGGCGAGAGCACACGTCCCCCAATCCACCTGACACCCCGCGAGGCGGAATGCATGCGCTGGGTAACCGCTGGCAAGACCGATGCGGAAATCGGCATCATCCTCGGTATCGCCACCGCCACCGCGCATTACCATGTGGAGCAGGTCAAGAAGAAAGCCGGTACCCGCAGCCGCAGCGAAGCCGTGGCCCTGCTTGTGCTTGCAGGCACGGTTTAG
- a CDS encoding IS630 family transposase (programmed frameshift) produces the protein MAKSLSEDLRARVVAAVDGGLSRRAAAARFGVAAASSVRWVREWRETGATCAKPQGGDRRSHRVEAYRDIILAAIERRVDITLVELAELLRQEHGASFATSTIWRFLDRHSMTFKKKTAHASEQERPDVAARRNAWFDAQPDLDPEHLVFIDETGASTKMARLRGRTKRGMRCRSPIPHGHWKTTTFTGALRLTGMTAPMVLDGPMTGEWFVAYVEQVLVPTLRPDDVVILDNLPAHKSAAARVAIEATGARMMFLPPYSPDFNPIENAFSKLKSILRKAAARTVAELWDTISAALPCFTPTECANYFAATGYEPE, from the exons ATGGCGAAATCCTTATCGGAAGATTTGCGGGCTCGGGTGGTCGCAGCGGTTGATGGCGGCCTGTCGCGACGGGCGGCAGCGGCGCGATTTGGCGTGGCGGCGGCAAGCTCGGTGCGTTGGGTCCGGGAATGGCGCGAGACCGGAGCCACCTGCGCAAAGCCGCAGGGCGGCGACAGGCGGTCCCACCGCGTTGAAGCGTATCGCGACATCATCCTGGCGGCGATCGAGAGGCGGGTGGACATCACGCTGGTCGAACTCGCCGAGTTGCTGCGACAGGAGCATGGCGCGTCGTTTGCGACGAGCACGATCTGGCGGTTTCTCGATCGTCACTCCATGACCTTC AAAAAAAAAACGGCGCACGCCAGCGAGCAGGAGCGGCCAGACGTGGCGGCGCGACGAAACGCCTGGTTCGACGCCCAGCCCGATCTTGATCCCGAGCATCTGGTCTTCATCGACGAGACCGGAGCCTCGACAAAGATGGCTCGACTGCGGGGGCGCACGAAGCGCGGGATGCGGTGCCGATCGCCAATCCCGCATGGCCATTGGAAGACGACGACGTTCACCGGCGCCCTGCGCCTCACTGGCATGACCGCGCCAATGGTCCTGGACGGCCCGATGACTGGCGAATGGTTTGTCGCCTATGTCGAGCAGGTTCTCGTGCCGACGCTGCGGCCCGACGATGTCGTGATCCTCGACAACCTGCCGGCGCACAAAAGCGCAGCCGCCCGTGTGGCGATCGAAGCAACCGGCGCAAGGATGATGTTCCTCCCGCCCTATTCCCCCGACTTCAACCCGATCGAGAACGCCTTTTCCAAGCTGAAATCGATTCTACGCAAAGCCGCCGCACGAACCGTCGCGGAATTGTGGGATACCATCAGCGCCGCACTGCCTTGCTTCACACCAACCGAGTGCGCCAACTACTTCGCCGCAACAGGATATGAGCCGGAATGA